AAAacatcgtttagatttggctcctaaatataaacaagtcaaatctaaacgatcaaatctaattctaaatggttttttaataattttttgtacgcgatcgtttagattgaTCAGTTAAATTTGGATCGTCAAatctcaatgatttttttgagTTGGTAAGAACAAAGTGGACATACCCCTGCTTTGCCCAATATAGCCTCTTCTTTCCTTCGTCACATTGATAGGAGAAATTGACGATTTGttcaaattgatatttgagacCAACAACTTGTTTGAACAAGTGAATTGCGTTTTTTGGAGATTTCTTATGGATGTGTCATCATCTTAGACAAAAGGAGAATGCCATATGCAAAAAGGAGATGAGTAAGGTTTGTGCCATTAATGATAACTCACTTtatcttgtttgttttctcAAGGTCTTTGAGAATGCCGCTTAAATAATCCAtgacaataacaaaaataaaggatGAAAATGGATCCCCTTGTTTGATTCCTCTTTTAGGTTTGATTCTAGgacaaaatattgaagaatagagatgcatttttttatcaatcttcTACATTTACTAGGAAAATACTTCTTCAATTGCATGAAGTTAATAAAATTCCAGTTGATCTTGTCAAAAGCTTTCTCAATATCTCGTTTGAACACGAagccttttgtttttttacatCTTCAGTAATCAACTGCCTCATTTGCAATAAGGATTGCATCTGTAATTTGTCTTCCCTGTACAAAAGTCATTTGGTTACCAGATATAGTGTTGGAAAGAATTTCTTTGAGTCGACAAAGTTTTGACCACTATTTTGTATAAGGATGTGGTCAGACTAATTAGTCTAAAATCAGAAGCTTCTTtgcatttttcattcttagcAATAAGAGTTATGTATGTTTCATTTACAACTTTGTTTATCACCTCATTTAATCTTGAAACACCTCCGTAATTTTAACATTGAAGATGTTCcaaaactttttataaaattcgTGGGTGAAGCGCCCATTAGGTTTAGGAGCTATGTTGCCATGAAAGGAGAGAAGAGCTTCTTTGATTTCCATCTGAATGAAAGGCTTAATAAGAGTCTTGTTGAGCTAGCAGTATCAATGAGCTCTAGTTAAGATTGTATCGATcgtgttattttattttttgaataataatatactaaaGGTAGAGGGAAGGAAAGTCTGTATTCAAATATCTCAATTATATTGACGTATCTCTAACAAAAGTAAACAGGCATAATAATAAAAGCCATGCATTATctcaaaacagaaaaatacaaaagagtGGTAGCTAGAGAATAGGTCTAAAGTTATATtctattgaaaaaacaaatgattaaGACAGTTCTCATAAattgatgtattaattaagaatttaaaaacatttccTTGAAAAGGGCAGAAAAAGGAATGAGAATTGTGAAAGCATCCATATCTGCTTgtaaaaagatagaaaatttCTGGAGAAAATTCTTGTGGAAAGGCAATTTTGACAATATATGTATCAACGAGAAGCTCAAAAAGGGGATAATCTCGGTCAAATGGACCACGGTTTTAAGTCCCAAAGACAAAGGAGGCCTTGGTATTACACCTATCGCCAACACAAACTTTGCCTTGCTTACCAAATGGCTGTGGAGATACCACTGTGAGCCAAAAACTGTTTGGAGATCTTTCATAAATGCAAAATATCCAATCTCTATACTTGGTGATATTTATGACAAAGGAAAATACAGTAGTACAAATGCGCCTTGGAGATCTATTTGTAAAGGGATTGACTGGTTCAACAGCAAAATGAAGTGGAGAGTGAAAATGACAGATCAATTACATTTTGGCACGGGTTATGGACCGATAATATTcccttgaaaacaaaaaccccCAGACCTTATGCACTCTCCATGATAAAGGATGGATCAACCGCAGAGGCGTGGAACGATGATATTGGTGAGTGTGGAACATCAAAGCTAGAAGACCTTTAAATGATAGAGAGATCATTCTCTGGAATTCCATTAAAGCATCTTTCCCCACGATATCGAGAGATGTGGATTTTCCTTCTTGGGAGCTGAATAGCAATGGCTTATTCTCTACAATGTCTTCTTATCCAACAATGTGGTTCATGAGTCttcaatttacaaaaatttttGGAAGTCTAAATTACCAAAGAAATGCAAGGTCTTCATGTGGTCTATGCTCCATAATGACATCCTTACCTCGGAATTGATTCATAATAGAATCAAATCCATGTGCCTCAATATGAATTGGTGTGTCCTTTGCAAGGTAGAAAATGAAAccattgataaaaatatttcttacatagttttgaagtaaaaaaaacaaacttattaatctaagaaaattttataaatttagtgttttacataaataattgttgtcgatattgataaaatatatgtcaatatatttgtaaaattggaATTTCCATATGGATAGCTACAttgatattttagttattgGTCATAAGTCATATTGGTCATAAGTCATAGCAACCCAtgaatgtgtgtgtgtgtttttctcttttttttaatgttcgATAAGTTTTAGAAATCccttcaattaattttatttttcgaaCGCTATTCATCAACCTCAACCCTAACCTTAGTGGTTTTCTTTGCCCACAATAATCACACGAAAGATGCATATAACTCAATTActtaaatcaataatttttttttatataaaaaagatatttccGTGCATTTTGTTAagcaaaaaatttgaaattttatgtaatattttaattattttttatgtaagTGATGAGAAATgatacattaattaaaaaaatatatatgaatatgcCATTCATTTCTGCTTTGTCAAGTGAAAGGACCCATTAGTTTTAGCCCAAGTTTCATTTTGGTAAACCATATTAGCTAGGGGTATCAAATCATCAATCTTTAGATAGGTAATCACACGTGCATAATTGATAATATACACCCCCTAAAAGATTTTGTAGAAAGGtacattattattaacttGATTATTCATCTAAATTATGCTAATGAATTAGTGGACATATAACTCATCTGATTCAAATACATATCATCAACCAAAAGTTGAGAGGTGTTAGACTTCCAACCCTTGctgaagaaaaacataaattgtgAGAAAACACTATCATTTGGACCCAAGATTAGACATAGATATATAGCCTATAggctttttattttgttgatatttttccaTTATAAACAGATGTGAAGATGATGTACATCACACAGCATGCAATTCTTTAAAAGTAGATAAACTAAGTAGATAGTAAGGGCACGCAACCTCTTCCCTATTGAAACAACACGAGGAGGCAGGAGTAATTAGTAGAAGCCACATAACTCTAATTTACAAGGTCGTTCAAAAGCTATGAGTTACCAATATTTATCTAATGGCTTCTCCAGAACAGTTGCAAAGGAAAACTCGGTAGAAATTACTGAGAGCATTGAATTGGAGGACAATTTATCTGTTCTTCCACTTCCAGCACAAGCCTGTATTCTTTGTCTAGGCTCATTGGCCTACTGTGTCAGCACCCACCTAAAAGTACTTTGGATCAAAACAAGTCTAATccataaaaattttatttaatttgaaccCAAATCCAACCAACCTAACTCGAACCATTtagattgaattgaattgagaTCGAGTTTTTCAAGTCATCGGCACCCTAATATCGACCATCAATAGCGGTTTGTTTTGGAGGATCCTCTCCACCGCTGGTCGGTTTTTTACTGTGGAAaactaaactataaattttgtgaggaaggaaggaagaaaagagagaagacgAAAAGGGAAGGGAGAGGAAATGAAGctgaaaataagaaatggaggaagagagaaagagagaaagagagaaatcaaaataaagtggataattgttttttttaaaaaaagacagttattataaatggatatattgattaagaatttaaaaagcatttctttgaaaatataagaaaaaggactaaaaatgtgaataaataagaataatatctacaaattaataattaaaataaaatggttatcCTACTGTAAATCTTGGAAAgaaattaactatttaatataGGAATGATTATTATATTGAAGGGAGAATAACTACGATCAGGGAcggatttattaaaaaagaatgatgtGATTTCTCTCCATCCGGATAATTCATAAAGTCACATCATATTCTGTTGTTTCTCTGAATCCATCACCTTCAACGCCGTTGTGGTGGCTTTATGGGTTATCTAGATTGAGAGGAACCACATAATCTTTCAAGGGGATTGAAAAAAGTAATGCTGAGATTTGGGACGACTGCATTCAGGTTACTTCAGACTTTTGGTCTAGTAGACCAAAGCTTTTTAGAAATTACCGCGCTAATTCTATTGCTTTAAATATCAACACATTAAAGTTATCCAAccataatttgatattatgaatatttttcttgttttctttatatagtattttaattcttttggtATGCGTGACAAAAGTGAAACTACGTGAAAGATAAAATGTTTCTTCAGATGGCACCCAACtactatagaaaaaaaatgggttggatggttgagtttgattaaagaaaaaaagaatgggaTAGTTTCCACCTATCCTGTCTTCTCTTCCTACTAATGATAATTATAAGGGATGGACAGGTTGGGAAGCATGACAGCTGAATCAATAATCTTAAAGTATCGTATTTGTATTATaactcaaaaaataaaagttatataataataacaaagaagGGTATATAAAGAGGAGTGAAGAGTTAAGTAGAGATCACAGAAGTTTGTGAGAGAATTAGAATTATAGATATCCaatatatcatatcatatcaaattagcttataatttgaaagatgTCTGTTGGAATGGGGATTGGTGGTAGCCTTCAAATTGTTCCAATGGATCTATCGGACAATACGCTTTGTGATTTACTGGTTCAGCATGTGATGAAGCACTGTCAGACTGTACTTCAAATTGACGCCACCTATGAAGGTTTTATAGATGGTTCGATTGAGATTGGGATGAATGGCAAAACATATTCCTTtaagttgaagttgaagatcAAGGTTGGTGATGCTTATGTTATTAAGCCCGTTCtggttaaaatcttttttccaTTCATTGGCCTTCCAAGCATTGTGTCTTTCGAGTATCTTGAATGAAATCATGCTATGTATAATGAAAATGGTGCTTTCTTATGcatcattttcatctctttatatatctatcaataaatatgtaaaacCTCTCTTCAACGAGGGATATTTCAATTTACGTTatatttctactttttcttaatatcgactttttttttttaatctttcttctacttcttctacttcttcaaacttaatcaaataatcaaatagaTTTTGGCATGTACTTAACTGATGTAGACTTGTCATCTCATGGGCGTTTAACAATTCAATTAGTATTTAGTTTAGTTGTCGTCATAGATTATTTAGAATCATTTTGCAAACCTAGAGAATTAAAGtgtgtatattttaaaactgtaGAGACCAAATTAATATCTTATACAAACTTCAAAGATAAAAAGTGTATTTTGCCCAAGATTTTAATTGAACTGtcgtaattattttgtaactaATTCTTTGTTCAAATATGAACTCTGATTAAGACTCTAGACTAGTATGAATGAGTGTGCGGTGAGACACACTTGGTGTGATTTTGAGTTTGTAGATTATATAGAAGTtaaatttttctctcttttcagGTTTGGCTTGTAATGATccaacttttcttatttaagtcaaagttattattttaaacaaaaaacactTTGGTTGAcacaaaatacaatttttttttttttaaataataattaacaaagaaaCTTTATTCGGgctctattttaaataaaatgaaatttctaaagtattgtttataaattacTTAGAAACAAACCATTACATGAAACTCATTTTAATACTCAAAATTGGAAAACAGTGAAAACACTAAGCGGAgcaattttgaaagaaagtttTCCTATGGCGATCACGCGTCCTTCTTGTCCCTTGTCGGTCTATCTTTTGTATTATCGCTgcttgaaaaaattaaatataaagggTGAGTATGAatatactcagtaagagatCCACTATCGGACCCGTCAGGGGtaaaaattgttaacttcctattggaaGGTACCCTGTATCATAACAGTCTCatgatcccgtaggatgcacataatgtgctttattgaatatatttttagggAAGATAAGGGCGCTAAAAAGGTGTCCACCTAGTGGAGATGCTTGAGTGCGTTTAGTGACCCATCAagtatcattttctaaaaaaatgatgaaaatatgatAGTTGggaattcaaaataaaataaacattttacttAAATAATTCAACCTTGGAAAGGCCATTTTCAAGGCGTTAATCGTATCcaatgatgaaaatatttgtcGAGATGTTGATATATTCTTCGATTTATATTcgaaaatcaaaatgtttgaCATGATAGCTTCAATATATGTTAATAATGCTGGTAGAACATAAAAATGTCTTCTATTTAGTCAAATATTgagaataattaatattaataaaaaatatttgttacatAGTTTTGGagtaaaaaacataaatattagcctaagtatattttataaatttagtgaTTTACAGAAATAGTGGTCagtattgataaaatatatatctatatattttaatctttggTTATAAGCCATAATAACACATGAAAAcatgtgtgtttttttctttcttttaatgtttgataagttttagaaattccttccattcatttttcgaACTCAATAGATCAACCCTAACCCTAACATTAGCACGGGTGAGTGCAAAgacaatgaaagaaaatgtgattttCTTTGTCCACGAAAAAAAGGCATATAACTCAATTATTAGaatcaataattattttcttataaaaaaaatacacaggTGTATCTTAGGTAACACTTACCTTTGTGCATCTCGTCGAGTTGTCCAATCAAATTTTGTCaagtgaaaaattatttttattttttatgaaatattttaattgtttttttaggtaaacgatgtgaaaaaaaaatgtaaaaatgacTTCTATTGCAATTCCTTTCTGCTTTGTCAAGTGGAAAGACACCATTTTAGccacaagtttttttttagtaaaccATTATTAGGTAAGAGTATCAAATCCTTTCACGTGCATAATATACACCCGTAAAAAGAATTACTAGAAAggtaaattattattaacttgattatccatttaattaatgttaataAATCAGTAGACATATAACTCAACTGAATAAAGACATATATAATCAACCAAAAGGGGAGAGGTTTGAATTTCAACcctcattaaacaaaaacataaatgatgAGAAAACGCTCATTTGGATCCAAGATTAGACATAGATATAGCCCTATAggctttttattttgttgatatttttccaTTATTAACAGATGCGAAGATGATGCATCGCACatgcattatttatttaaaagaagtaGATAGCAAGGCAATCTGTTCCCTCATGAAACAACATGAGGAGGCAGGAGTAATTAGTAGAAGGccacataaatataatttacaagATTCAAAAGCTACGAGTTACCAATATTGATCTAATGGCTTCTCCAGAACAGTTGCCAAGGAAAACTTGGTAGAAATTACTGAGAGCATTGGATTGGAGAACAATTTATCTGTTCTTCCACTTCCATCACAGGCCTGCATTCTATGTCTTGGCTCATTGGCCCTACTGTCAGCCCCACCTAAAAGTACATTGGATCAAACAAGTCTAAATCCTCATGTACAACAAGATATGATTGATTTATATTTCCTTTCTCTGAAGACGTGCTCATCAAATATTCATCTTctagttacaaacttacaatTCAGGTAATCAGATCAACttgtaatttataataaattacaaagaaGTTCATAATTTCAACCTTAAAGTGAATGTATTTGTTTCACTTTCTGGATCACTTGCTTAAACTTCCTTGATGGTTCTTCATACAAGATTGCAGGGTTATCAAACTCTGACGCCATGCTTGGCTCATCAAGAAATGCACGGAACGAATCAGCCACTGAATACGAAAGAGACTCAAGGTTATAACCTCCTTCTAGGAAAAAAATACATCGACCTCCGCATAACTCCTTTGCCAGTTGTTTAATATTGGATGCGAGCATGTAGTATGTTCCGGTCGTGAATTGCAGATTGGCTAATGGATCTAACACATGAGCATCATACCTGCAGATGTAAGTGTCAAGACATTCAGACTGgaacataattaattactatgaATTTGGAAATCATCATATTAACACACTCGTATACATAATGaatagaactttttttttagtacaaatgaATAGAATATATGCTTAAACGTGCATGATTAAgaatatattaacaaaatgtCATTACACAAAAAAGGTTGATTGATGATTCAagcttttattaaaattttctcgATGTCGGAAACTCACCCAGCAGAGACAAGAATGATATCAGGCTTAAATCTTTGAGCACAGGGTACAATTACTTCATCAAACACCATTTTCATGGCATAATCACCTGAGCCTCCCGGTAGAGGAATATTCAGAGTTGTTCCTTCTCCATCTCCACAACCCACTTCGTCGATTTTACCAGTTCCAGGGTAACTTCCATCCTGAATCAGAAGGGATTAAATTACTAATGACCAACGGAAGTTAATTCTACCAAGTAAAAGAAGGGCAAAGTAGTCTAGGAAACCCCAAGTCTATGCAGTTACTAATAGTCGTGCATTACAGgttcaaagttaatttttcaTGTCTGAGTTGTTCATGTTTCTGATAATCACGTCaaagaatgaaatatatatatatacattgttCTTAAAGAAAGCTAACTTGGTGAGTCGAAAGGAAGAATATATCTGAATCATCATAGAATGCATCACTTGTTCCATTCCCATGGTGAGCATCAAAATCTATAATAAAGACACGTTTCAATCCATGCACACGTTGAGCATAACGAGCTGCAATAGCTACGTTCCCAAAAACACAGAATCCCATCGGTCCCTTGGGGACAGCATGATGTCCTGGAGGTCTTATCAATGCAAAACCAATTGGTGGATTCTTGTGGGTTTGTGACGCTTTGACCTGAAACCAAGTATAACGGAATATGAAACTTTCAAGTACTTATGAGTTATGCGTATGTGAATGATTGGAAACAGGAACTAAAATCTAGTGTCTCAATGCTTAAAAGTAGAAAGTTCAGAATCTCCCTACAAATTGGCAATTTGGCTAAATATATGGGATAACATAcagaaattataattaagaagtGACTAACGTGCTGGGTTGAGACATCACCACTGAGTCAACTAAAGAAATTCCTGCTCCAGCTGCAACTAGTGATTCATTAAATGTCTGCATTGCCAACAGTATCAAAATCTCGTCATGCCAATTGAATTGCtccaaataaaaacattagtGCTAAATTATCATTCGATATGTTACATATAAGATACTTGCATATAGAACTCCCGGTTGGTAAAACTGGAAGGCTCCATACCAGTGAAAATAATCAGTCCTCACTTGTACAATATGGATCGTTCTCTACCTTACCAATGTGGTACCTTCCCAAGCTAATGTGGGAATTTGTTTGCCTTCCTAACACTCCCTGCTAAGTATAACAGTTTAAACCAACTACCAAGAGAAGATAAAAGGGTAATATAGATGACAGGAGATGTATTGACCAATGGTGGATCCTACACAACTACCAAAAGTGTAGCAACTCAGATCAATGAGTAACTATGGAAATGGGAAACGCCACTAAAGGGAACTAGAACGAGCAAGGCAATGAATGTAAGGTTGGATCAGAAGGTAATGGAGGTTTTCTTTATCCACTCCACATTCATATGAAATCTAGATACAGTTTGTTAAAATCATACTCACCAggtatctttaaaaaaaaattctgatCTAATAACTACAGGTTGGAAATGATAATTGACATATTCCAACTGGCTGCACAAGGGGGAGAGTGGAAATGATTTAGTGTTTTTCTGAAGAACATTCCATTGGGATGTTAAGTAGATTCCTTCAAATGGATGGAAATCACTATAGTCCTTGATCTTTTAAGTTTCATGTTATAAAAGTTTAGCCTATTTCAGGGCGCTAATAGCTATGGTCCCAAACTTAAGTAGATTCCTTCAAATGGATGGAAATCACTATAGTCCTTGATCTTTTAAGTTTCATGTTATAAAAGTTTAGCCTATTTCAGGGCGCTAATAGCTATGGTCCCAAACTTAAGGGTCCCGACTTCGTGTATCATAATTTAGCTTAGAGTTCATCGGGCCCTGACTTGACTTCATTAGTGATCACCTTAGGCATACAAGTAAAAGGCTAAGTGGCTATCTTTCTATGTGGAACGCCTAAGTAGAAGACCAGTAATAATAGTATTGTGAAGTATAAACAAAGAAGCAGAAAAAGAGGCAGCAGACAAACTCACAGTGGCAGTGGCATACGTCGGTCCAGAGCcttcaattaaaataagtCCATCTCGAGAAGCCCTATCCATAGCCTGCAAATATgcagaaaaaaataagaataaaacaaGACTTTAAAGATGTTACTACATCAAGTATCTTCCTTGGTCAGATCAGTTAACTTCGGCTTGTCTCAAGACTTCTTGGCGTGCTGCTGGATATTCTATTCAAGATTTATCTTAATTGGAATAGTTTTATGCTTCTGGTGCAATCTCGCTACTTCAATGATTTCACTTCACTCACTTTTTTAGCAAAATTGGAAGATTGGATAGTGTATAGTGTATATCTTCCTTTGGTATCTTAATCACAGGAAACTTTTCTGTAACTAGCCTTTTCATGATATTGTGAACAATTGGAAAATTCTCCTTTAGTTTCCTGTAGGCGAGGGTCTTCCCCAGACCAAGGCTGattcttttctctctatttctttaaatacaaaCAGGTTTTGTTCCCGATC
This DNA window, taken from Cucumis sativus cultivar 9930 chromosome 6, Cucumber_9930_V3, whole genome shotgun sequence, encodes the following:
- the LOC101205371 gene encoding histone deacetylase 14 isoform X1; this translates as MEFRILQQSPSRYAGSFLCLVNPRLGIRKFFGWSSANTTFLQKMSLRIEPRRQPQYRSEVNRGAVLCSTSLNDSPLANYDNVKIVYSIAAATGHNKESHPESHLRVPAIANALEDMELTPKFLGSNVIQLENYKPASVDDIVSVHSKSYVAGLEKAMDRASRDGLILIEGSGPTYATATTFNESLVAAGAGISLVDSVVKASQTHKNPPIGFALIRPPGHHAVPKGPMGFCVFGNVAIAARYAQRVHGLKRVFIIDFDAHHGNGTSDAFYDDSDIFFLSTHQDGSYPGTGKIDEVGCGDGEGTTLNIPLPGGSGDYAMKMVFDEVIVPCAQRFKPDIILVSAGYDAHVLDPLANLQFTTGTYYMLASNIKQLAKELCGGRCIFFLEGGYNLESLSYSVADSFRAFLDEPSMASEFDNPAILYEEPSRKFKQVIQKVKQIHSL
- the LOC101205371 gene encoding histone deacetylase 14 isoform X2, coding for MQESHPESHLRVPAIANALEDMELTPKFLGSNVIQLENYKPASVDDIVSVHSKSYVAGLEKAMDRASRDGLILIEGSGPTYATATTFNESLVAAGAGISLVDSVVKASQTHKNPPIGFALIRPPGHHAVPKGPMGFCVFGNVAIAARYAQRVHGLKRVFIIDFDAHHGNGTSDAFYDDSDIFFLSTHQDGSYPGTGKIDEVGCGDGEGTTLNIPLPGGSGDYAMKMVFDEVIVPCAQRFKPDIILVSAGYDAHVLDPLANLQFTTGTYYMLASNIKQLAKELCGGRCIFFLEGGYNLESLSYSVADSFRAFLDEPSMASEFDNPAILYEEPSRKFKQVIQKVKQIHSL